A part of Anabas testudineus chromosome 7, fAnaTes1.2, whole genome shotgun sequence genomic DNA contains:
- the dcp1a gene encoding mRNA-decapping enzyme 1A has product METVNAGHMMSLAALQRHDPYINKLLDVTGHVALYNFNSKASEWEKTEIEGTLFVYARSASPHHGFTIMNRLSTENLVEPINKDLEFQVQDPFLLYRNGNLGIYSIWFYDKKDCQRIAQLMVKIVKQEADHAQRESPERADPGRANGVAEPRPIDILELLSKAKEEYQRAQAGDIAVATEPNVKAAISAADHAHSTPQPEKSSHTMVKQITVEELFGSSIPKDPSLPAMPAQSTTTASTDPSSAYMHNQSYPTAAHQKPLLPSHLAAQDSGSSQRHLAPGLHPAPYALHPNTVFHSVPRSDPQPQCPVSPLIVPPASSEPHAGPPGPVTPPSASTAYLGQEILSTLKPAVPSVNSDIHKPILAPTFLPSTLVPPHSFQEPMGKPLLHHSTEMDVFSQSPTMMKAISTVPMSSGLAVPGSEMSLLLSPSAFQQSINKAAAAASVVLPAPSEPSFTSLGAVEPPSTVCSKKQLQETLIHLIKNDPHFLSAIHDAYLQTLSKDFSNMKL; this is encoded by the exons ATGGAGACCGTAAATGCTGGACATATGATGAGCTTAGCCGCTCTGCAGAGACACGACCCttacataaacaaactgctCGATGTTACAGGCCATGTGGCTCTCTACAACTTCAACTCCAAAGCGAGCGAATGG GAGAAGACCGAAATCGAGGGCACCCTGTTTGTTTATGCGAG GTCTGCCTCCCCTCACCATGGCTTTACCATCATGAATCGACTAAGCACAGAAAACTTGGTGGAGCCAATCAACAAAGATCTGGAGTTCCAGGTGCAGGATCCTTTCCTGCTCTACAGAAATGGCAACT tgGGCATCTACAGTATTTGGTTCTATGACAAGAAGGATTGTCAACGCATCGCTCAGCTAATGGTGAA GATTGTAAAACAGGAAGCAGACCATGCCCAGAGAGAGTCACCAGAGAGGGCAGACCCAGGAAGGGCCAATGGTGTGGCAGAACCACGGCCCATCGACATCCTGGAGCTACTCAGTAAAGCTAAAGAAGAATACCAGAGG GCTCAAGCAGGTGACATAGCTGTTGCTACAGAGCCAAATGTGAAAGCAGCCATCAGCGCTGCAGATCATGCCCACAGCACTCCACAACCCGAAAAG AGCTCTCACACAATGGTGAAGCAGATCACTGTCGAGGAGCTCTTTGGCTCGTCCATCCCTAAAGACCCATCTCTGCCTGCCATGCCTGCACAGAGCACCACCACTGCTTCCACTGATCCTTCCTCTGCCTACATGCACAACCAGTCTTATCCCACTGCAGCCCATCAAAAACCACTCCTTCCTTCCCACCTCGCAGCTCAAGACTCTGGGTCCAGCCAGCGGCACCTAGCTCCTGGCCTGCACCCAGCTCCGTACGCATTACATCCCAACACTGTTTTCCACTCAGTCCCCAGGTCAGACCCTCAGCCTCAGTGTCCAGTGTCCCCTCTTATAGTACCTCCTGCTAGCTCAGAGCCTCATGCTGGTCCTCCTGGTCCTGTAACACCACCTTCTGCTTCTACTGCTTATTTGGGACAGGAAATACTCAGTACGCTTAAACCAGCAGTGCCATCTGTGAACTCTGATATCCACAAGCCCATTCTTGCACCCACCTTCCTCCCAAGTACACTTGTACCTCCCCACAGCTTCCAAGAGCCAATGGGGAAACCCCTTctccaccacagcacagagatggATGTTTTCTCCCAGTCTCCAACCATGATGAAAGCCATATCT ACTGTCCCCATGAGTTCAGGTCTTGCTGTTCCAGGATCAGAGATGTCCTTGCTTCTCTCCCCCAGCGCCTTCCAGCAGTCTATCAataaggcagcagcagcagcatcagtggtCCTCCCTGCCCCCTCTGAGCCTTCCTTCACCTCGTTAGGAGCTGTAGAGCCTCCATCAACTGTCTGCAGCAAAAAACAGCTACAGGAGACACTTATACACCTTATTAAG AACGACCCACACTTCCTCAGTGCCATTCATGATGCTTACCTGCAAACTCTGTCCAAGGACTTCAGCAACATGAAGTTATAG
- the LOC113166888 gene encoding transketolase-like → MEDYHKPDQQTVQALRNIATRLRINSIKATTAAGSGHPTSCCSAAEIMSVLFFHTMKYRPEDPRNPSNDRFILSKGHAAPVLYAAWAETGYLKENELLNLRKVDSILEGHPVPKQQFVDVATGSLGQGLGAACGMAYTGKYFDKASYRVFCLLGDGELSEGSVWEAMAFASHYQLDNLVAILDINRLGQSDPAPLQHHVEKYQRRCESFGWHAIIVDGHSVEELCKVLSQTRHQPLAIIAKTIKGKGMPVAEDKMGWHGKPLSKDMAESVIKELQSRIITCNKRLYPAPPIEDASPVSLRNIRMPSAPSYKQGDKIATRKAYGMALAKLAHYNEHVVALDGDTKNSTFTELFKNEHPNRYVECYIAEQNMVSVAIGCAVRDRNVVFASTFATFFTRAFDQLRMAAISESNINLCGSHCGVSIGEDGPSQMGLEDLAMFRAIPTATIFYPSDGVSTEKAVELSANTKGLCFIRTSRPENNIIYNSNEDFHVGQAKVVYKTNDDHVTVVAAGVTLHEALAAAEQLKKERIYIRVIDPFTIKPLDSKTIIDNARATRGRIITVEDHYYEGGLGEAVCSTVVNETGFTVQRLAVSQVPRSGKPHELLRIFGIDRDAITQAVRKVLSSSANAK, encoded by the exons ATGGAGGACTACCATAAACCAGACCAGCAGACGGTGCAGGCGCTGAGGAACATCGCCACCCGGCTCAGGATCAACTCCATCAAGGCGACAACTGCAGCAGGCAGCGG TCATCCTACATCATGCTGCAGCGCGGCAGAGATCATGTCAGTGCTGTTCTTCCATACCATGAAGTACCGACCTGAAGACCCCCGCAACCCCAGTAATGACCGCTTCATCCTCTCAAag GGCCATGCTGCTCCTGTGCTCTACGCTGCATGGGCAGAGACGGGATACCTGAAGGAAAATGAGCTCCTCAATCTCCGCAAGGTTGACTCTATCCTAGAAGGACATCCTGTgcca aaacagcagtttGTGGATGTGGCCACTGGGTCCCTAGGTCAAGGGCTGGGAGCGGCCTGTGGAATGGCGTACACTGGAAAATACTTTGACAAGGCCAG CTATCGGGTTTTCTGCCTGCTCGGTGATGGAGAGCTCTCTGAGGGCTCGGTGTGGGAGGCCATGGCCTTCGCCTCTCACTACCAGCTAGACAACCTGGTAGCCATCTTGGACATCAACAGGCTGGGTCAGAGCGACCCGGCTCCGCTGCAGCACCACGTGGAGAAGTACCAACGACGCTGTGAGTCCTTTGG CTGGCACGCCATTATTGTGGATGGCCACAGTGTGGAGGAGCTGTGTAAAGTTCTGAGTCAGACCCGTCACCAGCCACTCGCCATCATTGCCAAGACCATCAAGGGCAAGGGAATGCCAG tggCTGAGGATAAGATGGGCTGGCATGGTAAACCCCTGTCCAAAGACATGGCCGAGAGTGTGATCAAGGAGCTGCAGAGCCGCATCATCACCTGCAACAAGCGCCTCTATCCTGCGCCGCCCATTGAGGATGCATCACCAGTCAGCCTCCGCAACATCCGCATGCCGAGTGCACCCAGCTACAAACAAGGAGACAAG ATTGCTACGAGGAAGGCGTACGGTATGGCTCTGGCAAAGCTGGCCCATTACAACGAGCATGTGGTGGCTCTGGATGGAGACACCAAGAACTCGACCTTCACTGAGCTGTTCAAAAATGAACACCCGAACCGCTACGTGGAGTGTTACATTGCAGAGCAGAACATG GTGAGCGTGGCGATAGGTTGTGCCGTGCGGGACCGCAATGTCGTGTTTGCCAGCACTTTCGCCACATTCTTTACCCGGGCCTTTGACCAGCTCCGCATGGCCGCCATCTCTGAGAGCAACATCAACCTCTGTGGCTCCCACTGTGGTGTTTCTATTG gtGAGGATGGGCCCTCTCAGATGGGTCTGGAGGATTTGGCCATGTTCAGAGCCATTCCCACAGCAACCATCTTCTACCCGAGCGATGGTGTCTCCACTGAGAAGGCTGTGGAGCTTTCCGCTAACACAAAG GGTTTGTGTTTCATCCGAACGAGCCGCCCAGAGAACAACATCATCTACAACTCCAACGAGGACTTCCATGTTGGACAGGCTAAG GTTGTGTATAAAACCAATGATGATCACGTGACTGTGGTTGCAGCAGGAGTGACCCTTCATGAAGCTCTGgctgcagctgaacagctgaAGAAAG AGAGAATCTACATCCGTGTGATTGATCCATTCACCATCAAACCCCTGGACTCCAAAACCATCATAGACAACGCTAGAGCAACCAGAGGACGTATAATAACAGTGGAGGACCACTACTATGAAG GTGGACTTGGTGAGGCGGTGTGTTCAACAGTAGTGAACGAGACTGGCTTCACTGTCCAACGCCTGGCAGTGTCTCAGGTACCACGAAGCGGTAAGCCCCACGAGCTGCTCAGAATCTTCGGCATCGACCGTGACGCCATCACTCAGGCGGTCCGTAAGGTGCTCAGCAGCTCTGCCAATGCAAAGTAA